One Rosa chinensis cultivar Old Blush chromosome 5, RchiOBHm-V2, whole genome shotgun sequence genomic region harbors:
- the LOC112166312 gene encoding protein PHOTOPERIOD-INDEPENDENT EARLY FLOWERING 1 isoform X4, with the protein MPYDFDDEHEDGDFILAAGEEKDDETTILEEEELAKADTNHPMDEIALLQKESEIPLEELLARYKKDLSGDEVADGESEYGSALSEGFTDSPSLEDSELKQHVSINEDVDSGEHQPALDSPTEEHRASEGGSDSENRIEDAAAAARSAQPTGNTFSTTKVRTKFPFLLKFPLREYQHIGLDWLVTMYEKRLNGILADEMGLGKTIMTIALLAHLACEKGIWGPHLIVVPTSVMLNWETEFLKWCPAFKILTYFGSAKERKLKRQGWLKPNSFHVCITTYRLVIQDSKVFKRKKWKYLILDEAHLIKNWKSQRWQTLLNFNSKRRILLTGTPLQNDLMELWSLMHFLMPHIFQSHQEFKDWFSNPISGMVEGQEKVNKEVLDRLHNVLRPFILRRLKRDVEKQLPMKHEHVIYCRLSRRQRNLYEDFIASSETQATLASTNFFGMISIIMQLRKVCNHPDLFEGRPIVSSFDMNGIYMQLSSSICSMLSPGPFSVVDLKGLGFLFTHLDFSMSSWESDEVKALATPSSLIKERVTRIHLEDIGGFKHRKHHKKMHGMNIFEDIQKALMEERLRQAKEHAAAVAWWNSLRSDRKPIYSTSLRDLVTVRHPVVDIAHHKANPVSYMYSSKLADIVLSPVERFQKTIDLVESFVFAIPAARAAPPVCWCSKSESSVFLQPTYKQKCSEVLSPLLSPFRPAIVRRQVYFPDRRLIQFDCGKLQQLAVLLRKLKSEGHRALIFTQMTKMLDVLEAFINLYGYTYMRLDGSTPPEERQTLMQRFNTNPKFFLFILSTRSGGVGINLVGADTVIFYDSDWNPAMDQQAQDRCHRIGQTREVHIYRLISESTIEENILKKANQKRTLDNLVIQSGDYNTEFFKKLDPMELFSGHRALPIKNMQKEKNHNTTEVSLSNVDLEAALKHAEDEADYMALKKVEQEEAVDNQEFTEEAIVRLEDDELVNEDDMKVDEPTDQGALMMMSSNKDSGMMLNGSDPNEERALTGACREDDVDMMADVKQMAAAAAGQEISSFGNQLRPIDHYAIRFLELWDPIIDKTAAESQVRFEEREWELDRIEKYKEEMEAEIDEDEEPLVYETWDAEFATEAYRQQVEALTQHQLMEELEYEAKEKEDEADENLDSLRYGMPSDPKPKHKKKSKKAKFKSLKKRSLASELEPVKGELQVEPMFIDEDYLSNDVFSYSDIESPHSSVQKKRKKAESKPAGEDKISKKKSKKLKKSHLEISTSEFDTSVSSVQHVEASELKPCESVVEFEHKPISRTKMGGKISITAMPVKRVLMIKPEKLKKGNIWSRDCIPSPDFWLSQEDAILCAVVHEYGPYWSLVSETLYGMTAGGFYRGRYRHPIHCCERFRELIQRYVFSAPDNPNYEKVNNIGSGKALLRVTEENIRMLLNVAAEQPNTEYLIQKHFIALLSSVWKMASHKDGRQNLPSSGNGVYFGRNFFSSSNQISRTSVKENTGTMKFTHFGQGARLVAAALNDASSRRGDECVISPNPRKKSSTDAEQLDITLEFQAQKDDSTDPFPSVINLSISDIGPPSENKATEPYLLRDSCNDYCKSTSDANVAENRFRNATRACDEDTMGWASSTFPTYDVRSRSVSKLPSSGKHKLVFSDPVRPSKSKFRKNAVEHGEMRHFLAEHVFPPLPIAAPLNPSPRFDLNLPVNEDIETGDMESTSHSQVVEPSFEESFGVLPHEYVPELLSGLDDCSLLPEYDDIA; encoded by the exons ATGCCATATGATTTTGATGATGAACAT GAGGATGGTGACTTCATTCTTGCTGCTGGAGAAGAAAAG GATGATGAGACAACCATATTAGAGGAGGAGGAATTGGCAAAAGCAGATACCAATCATCCCATGGATGAg ATTGCATTACTGCAGAAGGAGAGTGAAATACCGTTAGAGGAATTGCTTGCAAGGTATAAAAAG GATTTGAGCGGTGATGAAGTTGCAGATGGGGAATCTGAATATGGTTCTGCTTTATCAGAGGGATTTACGGATTCTCCATCCCTAGAAGATTCTGAACTGAAGCAACATGTTTCTATCAATGAAGATGTTGACTCTGGTGAACACCAGCCAGCTCTTGATTCTCCAACTGAAGAACATAGGGCTTCAGAAGGAGGAAGTGATAGTGAGAACAGAATCGAGGATGCAGCTGCTGCTGCAAGATCAGCACAGCCAACTGGAAACACCTTCTCCACAACAAAAGTCCGTACAAAGTTCCCCTTTCTTCTGAAGTTCCCTCTTCGTGAGTATCAGCATATTGGTTTGGATTGGCTTGTAACAATGTATGAGAAAAGGCTGAATGGGATTCTAGCCGACGAGATGGGGCTAGGGAAGACAATCATGACAATCGCTTTGCTTGCACACTTAGCCTGTGAAAAGGGCATATGGGGCCCTCATCTTATTGTGGTCCCAACCAGTGTAATGCTCAATTGGGAGACGGAGTTTCTAAAATGGTGCCCTGCTTTCAAAATCCTGACTTATTTTGGAAGTGCAAAAGAGCGCAAATTGAAGAGGCAAGGCTGGCTGAAACCAAACTCATTTCATGTCTGCATAACAACGTATAGACTGGTTATACAAGATTCAAAAGTCTTCAAGCGTAAGAAATGGAAATACTTGATTTTAGATGAAGCCCATCTGATTAAAAATTGGAAGTCGCAGAGATGGCAAACACTTTTGAACTTCAATTCCAAACGACGCATTTTGCTGACCGGTACTCCTCTACAGAATGATCTCATGGAACTTTGGTCTCTAATGCATTTCTTGATGCCCCACATATTTCAGTCTCATCAGGAGTTCAAGGATTGGTTCAGTAATCCAATATCCGGGATGGTTGAGGGgcaagaaaaagtaaataaagaaGTTCTTGATCGTCTACATAATGTCCTCCGCCCATTCATTCTCCGCCGTTTGAAACGAGATGTGGAGAAACAGCTGCCTATGAAGCATGAGCATGTCATATACTGTAGACTTTCCAGGAGGCAACGCAACTTGTATGAAGACTTTATTGCTAGCTCAGAAACACAAGCAACTCTGGCAAGTACCAATTTTTTTGGAAtgataagtataataatgcaaCTTCGTAAAGTGTGCAATCATCCTGACTTATTTGAAGGTCGTCCAATTGTCAGTTCCTTTGATATGAATGGTATTTACATGCAACTGAGTTCTTCAATATGTTCAATGCTTTCGCCTGGACCATTTTCTGTGGTAGACCTTAAGGGATTGGGGTTTTTATTTACTCATCTAGATTTTTCGATGTCTTCTTGGGAGAGTGATGAAGTTAAAGCTCTTGCTACCCCATCAAGTTTAATTAAAGAGCGTGTTACCCGGATTCATCTTGAAGATATTGGTGGATTTAAACATCGTAAACATCACAAGAAGATGCATGGTATGAATATCTTCGAAGACATCCAGAAGGCACTCATGGAGGAGAGACTAAGGCAAGCAAAAGAACATGCTGCAGCCGTTGCGTGGTGGAATTCCTTGAGGTCTGATAGAAAACCTATATACTCAACGAGCCTGAGGGATCTTGTTACAGTTAGACATCCTGTTGTTGATATTGCTCATCACAAGGCTAACCCTGTGTCCTATATGTACTCCTCAAAGCTTGCTGATATAGTTCTTTCACCAGTAGAACGCTTCCAGAAAACAATTGACCTGGTTGAAAGCTTCGTGTTTGCAATTCCAGCTGCACGAGCTGCCCCACCTGTATGCTGGTGCAGTAAATCTGAAAGTTCTGTGTTTCTGCAACCAACTTATAAGCAGAAATGCTCTGAAGTCTTGTCACCACTTCTGTCACCATTTAGACCTGCAATCGTCCGTAGACAAGTATATTTTCCTGATAGGAGACTAATACAGTTTGACTGTGGTAAGTTGCAGCAGCTTGCAGTTTTGCTTAGGAAATTGAAGTCAGAAGGTCACAGAGCTTTGATATTCACTCAGATGACGAAGATGCTTGACGTCTTGGAGGCTTTCATCAATTTATATGGTTACACATACATGCGTTTAGATGGATCCACTCCGCCTGAGGAGAGGCAGACTTTAATGCAGCGGTTTAACACAAACccgaaattttttcttttcatattgTCAACTCGTAGTGGAGGTGTTGGTATTAACCTAGTTGGGGCAGATACAGTTATCTTTTATGATAGTGACTGGAATCCTGCTATGGACCAACAAGCTCAAGATCGTTGCCACCGGATTGGACAGACACGAGAAGTTCATATTTATCGATTGATCAGTGAGAGCACCATTGAAGAAAACATCTTGAAGAAAGCAAATCAGAAGCGTACTCTTGACAATCTAGTTATACAAAGTGGGGACTATAACACTGAATTCTTCAAAAAGCTTGATCCCATGGAGCTGTTTTCTGGTCATAGAGCGCTTCCCATTAAGAACATGCAAAAGGAGAAAAATCACAACACAACTGAAGTTTCTCTATCTAATGTGGACCTGGAAGCTGCACTAAAGCATGCAGAAGATGAAGCAGATTATATGGCATTAAAGAAAGTTGAGCAGGAGGAAGCTGTGGACAACCAAGAATTTACTGAAGAAGCCATTGTGAGATTGGAAGATGATGAATTAGTGAATGAGGATGACATGAAGGTTGATGAACCCACAGATCAGGGGGCTTTGATGATGATGTCTTCAAACAAAGACAGCGGAATGATGTTGAATGGGAGTGATCCTAATGAAGAAAGAGCTCTCACTGGTGCTTGTAGGGAAGATGATGTGGACATGATGGCTGATGTCAAACAGATGGCTGCAGCAGCCGCAGGACAAGAGATCTCATCCTTTGGAAATCAGTTACGTCCGATAGATCATTATGCAATTCGTTTTCTAGAATTGTGGGACCCAATAATAGACAAGACTGCAGCAGAATCTCAAGTTAGATTTGAGGAGAGAGAGTGGGAACTGGACCGCATAGAAAAGTACAAGGAGGAAATGGAAGCTGagattgatgaagatgaagaacctCTTGTATATGAAA CATGGGATGCTGAATTTGCAACTGAGGCATATCGGCAGCAGGTTGAAGCCTTGACTCAACACCAG TTGATGGAGGAACTGGAATATGAAGCCAAGGAGAAGGAAGATGAAGCAGATGAAAATCTTGATTCTCTGAG GTATGGGATGCCAAGTGATCCTAAACCCAAGCATAAGAAGAAATCGAAGAAAGCAAAATTTAAATCTCTGAAGAAACGGTCTCTAGCTTCTGAGCTGGAACCTGTTAAAGGAGAGCTGCAAGTGGAACCTATGTTCATAGATGAAGATTATCTCTCTAATGATGTGTTTTCCTATTCGGATATTGAATCACCTCATTCAAGTGTGCAGAAAAAACGCAAGAAGGCTGAATCTAAACCAGCTGGTGAAGATAAGATTTCAAAGAAGAAGTCTAAGAAACTGAAGAAGTCTCATCTTGAAATCAGTACTTCAGAGTTTGATACTAGTGTCTCCTCAGTGCAGCATGTTGAAGCTTCAGAGTTAAAACCATGCGAGAGTGTGGTTGAATTCGAGCATAAACCAATCAGTAGAACCAAAATGGGAGGGAAAATATCCATCACTGCCATGCCTGTAAAGCGAGTTCTAATGATAAAACCAGAGAAGCTAAAGAAGGGAAACATTTGGTCTAGAGATTGTATTCCATCACCGGATTTTTGGTTATCACAGGAGGATGCAATTTTATGTGCTGTGGTACATGAGTATGGCCCTTATTGGAGTTTGGTGAGTGAGACGCTTTATGGTATGACTGCTGGTGGGTTTTATAGGGGGAGATATCGCCATCCAATTCATTGTTGTGAGAGGTTTAGGGAACTTATCCAAAGATATGTTTTCTCCGCTCCAGACAATCCTAATTATGAAAAGGTCAACAATATAGGATCTGGAAAAGCTCTTTTAAGAGTAACAGAG GAAAATATTCGAATGTTATTAAATGTTGCTGCCGAGCAGCCCAATACAGAATATTTGATTCAGAAACACTTCATTGCCCTGCTATCCTCTGTCTGGAAGATGGCATCTCACAAAGACGGGAGACAAAATCTCCCATCTTCTGGGAATGGTGTATATTTTGGCAGAAATTTTTTCAGTTCTTCCAACCAAATTTCTCGGACTTCAGTGAAGGAAAACACAGGAACCATGAAATTTACCCATTTTGGACAGGGTGCCAGGTTGGTAGCAGCTGCACTTAATGATGCCAGCAGCAGGCGAGGGGATGAGTGTGTCATTTCTCCCAACCCTAGGAAAAAATCGTCAACCGATGCTGAACAGTTGGATATAACTCTGGAGTTTCAGGCACAAAAGGATGACTCCACAGATCCATTTCCATCTGTTATCAATTTATCAATATCTGATATAGGCCCTCCATCAGAAAATAAGGCAACGGAACCGTATCTTCTCAGAGATTCCTGTAATGACTATTGCAAAAGCACCAGTGATGCAAATGTGGCTGAGAACCGTTTCAG GAATGCAACAAGAGCTTGCGATGAAGATACTATGGGGTGGGCTTCATCGACATTCCCGACATATGATGTCAGGTCTCGATCAGTGTCAAAGTTACCTTCCTCAGGAAAGCACAAGCTTGTCTTCTCCGATCCAGTTAGACCTTCAAAATCCAAGTTCAGAAAAAATGCAGTAGAGCATGGTGAGATGCGTCACTTTCTGGCTGAGCATGTATTCCCACCCTTGCCAATAGCTGCACCGCTGAATCCCAGTCCAAGGTTCGACCTAAACCTACCTGTCAATGAGGATATTGAGACTGGTGATATGGAAAGCACTTCCCATTCTCAGGTGGTTGAGCCTTCATTTGAAGAAAGCTTTGGAGTTCTCCCACATGAATATGTTCCTGAATTGCTTTCAGGCCTTGATGACTGTTCATTATTGCCAGAATATGATGACATTGCCTAA